The Dioscorea cayenensis subsp. rotundata cultivar TDr96_F1 chromosome 16, TDr96_F1_v2_PseudoChromosome.rev07_lg8_w22 25.fasta, whole genome shotgun sequence sequence GTTATAACTATCAAGTTCTAAAAGTCTACGTCCCAAATTAACTTGTCCATATAActaatttaaatgttaattttcaaaattaattttaccaATCAACTTAAATATACATTATTTCCACCACTACCATCTTTAATGCACAAGCTTAGTGAATGAAGAAAGAAATGgacaaaataggaaaaataagcTAAATGTTCATAAAATATCTAATTCCAACTACTTTTCTTACTCTTGATGAAAGAGTTAAAGAGGGCACTGACGGAAAGAATAACACATTCAGAAAACATTCATGatccataaatacatataacgTTGACTTgaaatttataagatttttcCTGGTTTGCGTTTGAATTGATGTCAGATGTATCTTACCTTTGATCGCAATGTCgcaatgaaaatgaaacaataacaagcATGAGAGTGATCAGAATGAAAGGAAATCAATCATATCTAGCACAATTTAGAAAGGAATCGTTACGCACACCTGGGTTTTTATATTGAGGTCGCAAACAGGAAGTCAAATTCTCCAAATTCTCAGCTCCTTCATTTTTATTCTGTGTGTGGCTACTTTCTTTTGCCACTTTAACAGGTGAGAAAGGTCCAAAATCATAGTCTTTCATGCTTTGTAATTTCCTTCGCTTGACTGGATTGCAATCCTTCGGGTCTTTTTCTGTCATTTGCGGACCACCGTGCTTCTTCTCTTCCATGGATAGTGTTTTGTTCCTACTGAAGTCCGCTTTTGTCGTAATATCAGTTCCAAACACTCTTTTAGATTTAGTTTTGGCCTCTGGTGTAGCAACCTCCACTTTGTTATCGGTTTTCGGATATCCCAACCACCTAAATGCAGGTTTCTTATTCTCCGGTTGTTGTGTCTGGAACAAAGATTGATGATTAGTTTCCAATTCTCTTTCAACCTTTTTGAGTGAGAATTTCTTGAAGCTTACCTTCTCAATAAGATTCACTGAAGACAACACATTTGCTATGTCATATAGTCGCCTAACCTTAGCGGCATTATTGCCTTGAAAAGAAAACAGGCTGAGTTATCAATTTGATGATGCATGTTTAACCAAGTGCATAAAATGGGAGGGAGAATTTACTCATTTTAATTTGGGATGAATCCTGACCATCGCCTAGTAGCATCTTGGCAGCTTCATCAAGGGATATTGTATCAGCCCGTAGACATGAAAACATTCTCATTTCTCagtataacaaataaatttgagTAGTAGTTAGAATGTGGAAAATTAGAATGCATACATTACTTATGAGGAACAACTTGACAAAATTCTGGGTGAGCTGACCGAGtgatttctctttcttgttgtcgTTAGTTACTGGCAAGCAAAACATACAAAGAGGATCAGACATGAAAAAGATATATTCTATATAAAAAAGACAAGGCGAAATGGCACTTCTGGTCTTCGAAACTATACCGATATATTCCCATGGTTTCTTGAAAACCAAAAGGTTGTTTATTTGGCCCTGAAGCTAAGAATAAGAATGCAGGAAATAGTCCCTAAACTATGGAAAATTTAGCCACTTCAGTaactattcaaaaatattttttaaaattgcacCAAAACAAACACTTCTTATCTTTTTAGGGACCTAAATTAATTTCCAAATATAGTTCATGGACAAAAGTTTGTACCTAAAAAATAGATGATGGCTCAATATAGGAGCACAGAAGCGATTGAAGCATGGCCAGGAGTAATCAAGTAATGTGGCACAACTAAATTTGCCCCTTTTTCTTGTTCTGCATTTATTTATCTGCTTCAAGAATGTTTCCATTGCTTTTCAATTCCTATGTTGTAGGAAGTTAGCCTCCACTAGCCCATTTATTTTCCCATGTTTCTTATTTGTAGGATGGTTGTTCCACCAGAGCTGTATTTAAAAGACAACAGCATAAATAACACAACCATGTTCAAAATCCAGTCCAGTTTTTGATAACTCAAAACTCAAGATAAGTTCTCTCTGACAAGCCAGATCCTTGCAACTATGGGTTGAGGAAAGAAATCCTCCCCTCAACCATCTATTCTTTCCTACACACAACCTGCGTACACAATCCATAGACCCATAACCAGATCCATATCCAGAGACCTAATCATCTTGGCATCATTGTAGCTGGTTACGGGAGACCTTATTCAGCAACAACTAGGCCAAATCTTACAACTCTTCCAAGAGAAGCCTGAAGCCAATTTGGCATGTCAAGAAGCATTCAACAGTTGGCTGGATGAACTTATCAGTTTTTGTGGCTTATAGACTTCCGACTAAAAAAGAGAGTCGCAACCTGGGCCACAAGGGGAAGGGCATGGCTGGCAACACTAAAGCAGAGGCTTGCTAGGGAGGTTCCATGGTTCCTAAATTCACAAAATTGAAATTCCTCTTCAATGGCCAGGATGACTCTAGGCTGGCTGAGTCAGTATGAGCACTTCTTCTGTTACCGACAAACACTTGAAGAAGAGTGACTCAGTCTTGCTTACTTTCATTTGGAAGGCAATGCATAGCTCTAGTTCTTTAAAATGGAGACTGACATACCACAAGCCTCATGCAAAGAATTCTCCCAACAATGCCATCCATGCTTTGACACCCCCATCCAAAGCAATAAGCTAAGAGAATTTGTGAAACTATAACAGAAGGATCTGTGGCCAATTGCCAGGAAAATTTGAGCAGCTTATTTCTCAAGCTGAAGCCCTAACTCAGTCCCAAAAAATTGAAGTCTACATCAGTGGATTACTGGACCACATTGCTGTTAAGGTTGAGTTCCACCATCCACCAGATTTAGCAACTACTATAAGCATATCCTGTCTTTATGAACACAATGGGGAACCTTCTTGGACACCACTGATTGAAGTACGACAAACAAAATGACTAGGACTCAAAATAATTTGCAGTCCAAATTCATGAATCCCTAACCAAGGAAAAGATGCATGAATGATGTCTCAAAGGACTCTACTTCAATTGTGATGAGCTATTTACATGAGGCCACTGCTTTAAGAAATTGTTTTGGACAGAAACTGCCAACGAGGACAGAGAGAAGCAACCAAAAGCCACATTGCTTCTAGATTGACTAGAGATCTCTTTGAATGCCATCATTGGCATCAGCACTATTCAAACCATGCATCCACAAGGCAAATTGAATGGTACTCCATCCTAATTTTAACAGACTGGCAATACTCACAATTTTGTAGATTCCCAATTTGTCTTGCAAACTAAAACTTACGTGACCATCCAATAGTGGCTACCAAGGCACTTGCTTGTAAAACTTATTAGCAAGTCAGAACTTTCCCGGTTGCCTTAGCTAAATGCTAACAAAGTTGCTGGTGCTACTTTAAAACATAGAAGGCTTTTAAGAAAAAAGGACTAAGtaaagaaagcacaagtaatTTGGAAAACTTGGAGAATGCTTATGTTGCTTATGAATATGTGTTTACAAGTGTCTCACGGGGTATTTATACTACTCCATCTCCTTAATGGACGGTAGAAATCAATCTAGCCTGACGGTTACAATTGATCATCTAGAATTCTCTACATAAACCAATAAGTATTTACATGATATAAGATATCTCTGTAAGTCTCTAGGTTATTCTACTCAACTTTTCACAATTCTAGCCTGAGCTTGTAGAGAACCTCCCTTGGTAGTAGTGAATTATTGCCTGAATGATGCGGTGTATGACACAGTGCAAGGGAGTTCTACTATAGTTAGGCAAATACTTGTTCACTATTGGCCTGTTAGTTCTCTCGTCAAGTGACTTTAGCGTAGTTTTGGGAGTGAAGTAGTTAAAAAACCTTGGAACCCATCACATGAGATTTTACAGATATGTGCATGTCCTTCGCAAACCATAGGAAACAAGTGGAGTTAAGACATCAAGCCTTCAGAACATACCCATCGGCACACATTCATGCAATAACTAAAGTGTGGATTTGACGCTGCTCCTACGGGACTTTAAATCTATGTATCAGGAACCCAAAAGCTTCCTCCCCTCCCGCAAAATGTGATCTTCGCATTACCCAAAAACCAAAACTAAAACCGGTGGTAGTCCGGCCATATTGATATTCACAAGGCCAAACCAAAAAAGATGAAATTGAGAAATAATGCTCAATTACGTTTTTGCAAGGTATCATTCAACCAAGAAAGTCCCCATTCTTCTCTCTAATGCCTTTTGTTCCTAGGAAGGACAAACTTTGGTGTATGTGCATCAAGTATAGAGAGTTGCATGAGAAAACAACCAAGGACAAATTTCACATCCATGTTATCAATGATTTGTTGGAAGAACTATTTGGACCCTAGTATTTCTCTAAGCTGGATTAGAGGACAAGTCACTAGCAAGTGCAGTTGCAAGAGACGGATGCGGAGAAAACTACTTTTCGCACACATCATAGCCACTTTGAATTTCAGGTCATATCTTTCAGGTTAACAAATGCTCCTTCAACTTGCCAAGCCTTGATGAATAAGAAAATTTGTCATGGCATCCTTGtgtgcaacaacaacaacaaaagccaTCAATCCCAACTATTTAGGGTCGCCTACATGAATATTTCACTTCCATGCTATTCTATCAAAAGCCAAAAACTAAATGAACCAAGGACAAACATATCATCTAAAGTTTCTACTAAACACGTTTTAGGTCGGTCTCTTTTATGATCATCAACTTGAAGTGCTTCTACAATCCTTACAGGGGCATCTACTAGGCATCCCTGAACATGTCCATATCATCTTAAATGATTTTCTCTTATCACTAATAGACATCACTCCTGATTTATTTCATATAAGTTCATTCTTTAATTAGTCTTTCCTAATAATGTTTCGACATCTATCTCAAATTCT is a genomic window containing:
- the LOC120278695 gene encoding E2F transcription factor-like E2FF isoform X2 → MCSIFDPSAVRHQSYDRKQKSLGLLCSNFVKLYDREGVDTVGLDDAARQLGVERRRIYDIVNVLESVGILAKVGKNRYSWIGFSGIPDTLHELKEEALREMPGSAVDLASLEPEGLDDVGDQNPKSSQKFLGSKSLESLEEKKASLTPSCCTTSSSITSKSVTNDNKKEKSLGQLTQNFVKLFLISNADTISLDEAAKMLLGDGNNAAKVRRLYDIANVLSSVNLIEKTQQPENKKPAFRWLGYPKTDNKVEVATPEAKTKSKRVFGTDITTKADFSRNKTLSMEEKKHGGPQMTEKDPKDCNPVKRRKLQSMKDYDFGPFSPVKVAKESSHTQNKNEGAENLENLTSCLRPQYKNPGLNSLFMHYFQAWESWHKESTEINHKNPFSEFPGD
- the LOC120278695 gene encoding E2F transcription factor-like E2FF isoform X1, whose translation is MCSIFDPSAVRHQSYDRKQKSLGLLCSNFVKLYDREGVDTVGLDDAARQLGVERRRIYDIVNVLESVGILAKVGKNRYSWIGFSGIPDTLHELKEEALREMPGSAVDLASLEPEGLDDVGDQNPKSSQKFLGSKSLESLEEKKASLTPSCCTTSSSITSKSVTNDNKKEKSLGQLTQNFVKLFLISNADTISLDEAAKMLLGDGQDSSQIKMSNNAAKVRRLYDIANVLSSVNLIEKTQQPENKKPAFRWLGYPKTDNKVEVATPEAKTKSKRVFGTDITTKADFSRNKTLSMEEKKHGGPQMTEKDPKDCNPVKRRKLQSMKDYDFGPFSPVKVAKESSHTQNKNEGAENLENLTSCLRPQYKNPGLNSLFMHYFQAWESWHKESTEINHKNPFSEFPGD
- the LOC120278695 gene encoding E2F transcription factor-like E2FE isoform X4, translating into MPGSAVDLASLEPEGLDDVGDQNPKSSQKFLGSKSLESLEEKKASLTPSCCTTSSSITSKSVTNDNKKEKSLGQLTQNFVKLFLISNADTISLDEAAKMLLGDGQDSSQIKMSNNAAKVRRLYDIANVLSSVNLIEKTQQPENKKPAFRWLGYPKTDNKVEVATPEAKTKSKRVFGTDITTKADFSRNKTLSMEEKKHGGPQMTEKDPKDCNPVKRRKLQSMKDYDFGPFSPVKVAKESSHTQNKNEGAENLENLTSCLRPQYKNPGLNSLFMHYFQAWESWHKESTEINHKNPFSEFPGD
- the LOC120278695 gene encoding E2F transcription factor-like E2FE isoform X3, with the protein product MCSIFDPSAVRHQSYDRKQKSLGLLCSNFVKLYDREGVDTVGLDDAARQLGVERRRIYDIVNVLESVGILAKVGKNRYSWIGFSGIPDTLHELKEEALREMPGSAVDLASLEPEGLDDVGDQNPKSSQKFLGSKSLESLEEKKASLTPSCCTTSSSITSKSVTNDNKKEKSLGQLTQNFVKLFLISNADTISLDEAAKMLLGDGQDSSQIKMSNNAAKVRRLYDIANVLSSVNLIEKTQQPENKKPAFRWLGYPKTDNKVEVATPEAKTKSKRVFGTDITTKADFSRNKTLSMEEKKHGGPQMTEKDPKDCNPVKRRKLQSMKDYDFGPFSPVKVAKESSHTQNKNEGAENLENLTSCLRPQYKNPVVS